One stretch of Streptomyces sp. MMBL 11-1 DNA includes these proteins:
- a CDS encoding carbohydrate ABC transporter permease, translating to MSLTATAKAGPRPSGTGPGPDDGRAAALRRTWRKASPYAYIAPFFTLFLAFGLFPLLYTAFVSLYRVELQTSGEMEWRGIANYTALFTDEYFWISLRNTFTIGVLSTVPQLAMALGLAHLLNYKLRGRTFIRTAILLPYATSVAAATLVFAQLFGRDFGLINYVIGLVGFDPVDWQTGTVASQIAVSTIVIWRWTGYNALIYLAGMQSIPHELYEAAEMDGASRWRQFIHVTLPGLRPTIVFTVIISTIGATQLFGEPLLFEGSISGGISHQYQTLGLYMYEQGWGFFHLGRAAAIAWVMFVLIVVLVGVNALIVRRRARKEAGR from the coding sequence GTGTCCCTCACCGCCACCGCGAAGGCCGGGCCCCGCCCGTCCGGAACCGGGCCCGGACCCGACGACGGCCGGGCCGCCGCCCTCCGGCGCACCTGGCGCAAGGCCTCCCCGTACGCCTATATCGCCCCCTTCTTCACCCTCTTCCTGGCCTTCGGGCTCTTCCCGCTCCTCTACACGGCGTTCGTCTCGCTCTACCGGGTCGAGCTCCAGACGAGCGGCGAGATGGAGTGGCGGGGCATCGCCAACTACACGGCGCTGTTCACCGACGAGTACTTCTGGATCTCGCTGCGCAACACGTTCACGATCGGCGTGTTGTCCACGGTCCCGCAGCTCGCGATGGCACTCGGCCTCGCGCACCTGCTCAACTACAAGCTGCGCGGCCGGACCTTCATCCGGACGGCGATCCTGCTCCCGTACGCGACGTCGGTGGCCGCCGCCACGCTCGTCTTCGCGCAGCTCTTCGGCCGCGACTTCGGGCTGATCAACTACGTGATCGGGCTGGTCGGCTTCGACCCGGTGGACTGGCAGACGGGCACGGTCGCCTCGCAGATCGCGGTCTCCACCATCGTGATCTGGCGCTGGACCGGATACAACGCGCTGATCTATCTGGCGGGCATGCAGTCGATCCCGCACGAGCTGTACGAGGCGGCGGAGATGGACGGGGCTTCGCGCTGGCGGCAGTTCATCCACGTGACGCTGCCCGGCCTCCGCCCCACGATCGTCTTCACGGTGATCATCTCGACGATCGGCGCGACCCAGCTCTTCGGCGAGCCGCTGCTGTTCGAGGGATCGATCTCCGGCGGCATCTCGCACCAGTACCAGACCCTCGGCCTGTACATGTACGAACAGGGCTGGGGCTTCTTCCACCTGGGCCGGGCCGCGGCCATCGCCTGGGTGATGTTCGTCCTGATCGTGGTGCTCGTCGGGGTCAACGCCCTGATCGTGCGCCGCCGCGCACGCAAGGAGGCCGGCCGATGA
- a CDS encoding ABC transporter substrate-binding protein: MPIARAAKRATARLGAVVLAGALLAACGSSDSSDSSDSAGGKVTLNVDLFGSFGFKEAGLYEEYQKLNPGITIKQSDTQDEADYWKSLQTRLAGGGGLADVQGVEVGRIASVTQQQADKFQDLKEFGADKLKDEFAEAKWSAATTKDGKILGLGTDVGPEAMCYRTDLFEQAGLPTDREELAARWATWDGYLELGKQYKKKAPAKSAWLDSVGSLYGIMIGQEKERYYDASGELIYEKNPAVKKAWDTSVEAAEAGLSAKLDQWSPQWNQAFAAGSFATIPCPAWMLGYVKGQAGDAGKGKWDIAKLPGGAGNWGGSYLSIPRAAKHKEEAYKLIEWLTAPEQQAKVFQKQGNFPSSTGAIETIADAKDEYFSGAPIGQIFGEAAKESPVQVLGVHDQNVMQQITNALSEVERKGTSSDKAWQTAKKGVDNVIG, encoded by the coding sequence ATGCCCATCGCCCGAGCCGCCAAGAGAGCCACCGCCCGCCTCGGCGCGGTCGTCCTCGCCGGGGCCCTCCTCGCCGCCTGTGGATCAAGCGACTCGTCGGACTCCTCCGACAGCGCGGGCGGAAAGGTCACCCTCAACGTCGACCTCTTCGGGTCCTTCGGCTTCAAGGAGGCCGGGCTGTACGAGGAGTACCAGAAGCTCAACCCCGGCATCACGATCAAGCAGAGCGACACCCAGGACGAGGCGGACTACTGGAAGTCGCTGCAGACCCGCCTCGCGGGCGGCGGCGGTCTCGCGGACGTGCAAGGCGTCGAGGTGGGCCGCATCGCGTCGGTCACCCAGCAGCAGGCCGACAAGTTCCAGGACCTGAAGGAGTTCGGGGCCGACAAGCTCAAGGACGAGTTCGCCGAGGCCAAGTGGTCGGCGGCGACCACGAAGGACGGCAAGATCCTCGGCCTCGGCACGGACGTCGGCCCCGAGGCGATGTGCTACCGCACCGACCTCTTCGAGCAGGCGGGCCTCCCCACGGACCGCGAGGAGCTCGCTGCGAGGTGGGCCACCTGGGACGGCTACCTGGAGCTGGGCAAGCAGTACAAGAAGAAGGCCCCCGCCAAGAGCGCCTGGCTGGACAGCGTCGGCTCGCTCTACGGGATCATGATCGGCCAGGAGAAGGAGCGGTACTACGACGCCTCCGGCGAGCTGATCTACGAGAAGAACCCGGCGGTCAAGAAGGCCTGGGACACCTCCGTGGAGGCGGCCGAGGCGGGCCTGAGCGCCAAGCTCGACCAGTGGTCCCCGCAGTGGAACCAGGCGTTCGCGGCCGGTTCGTTCGCGACGATCCCGTGCCCGGCCTGGATGCTCGGCTACGTCAAGGGTCAGGCCGGCGACGCGGGCAAGGGCAAGTGGGACATCGCCAAGCTCCCCGGCGGCGCGGGCAACTGGGGCGGCTCGTACCTCTCCATCCCGCGTGCGGCCAAGCACAAGGAGGAGGCGTACAAGCTGATCGAGTGGCTGACCGCCCCCGAGCAGCAGGCGAAGGTCTTCCAGAAGCAGGGCAATTTCCCGTCCTCGACGGGCGCCATCGAGACCATCGCGGACGCCAAGGACGAGTATTTCTCGGGCGCCCCGATCGGCCAGATCTTCGGTGAGGCGGCCAAGGAGTCCCCGGTCCAGGTGCTGGGTGTGCACGACCAGAACGTGATGCAGCAGATCACGAACGCGCTGAGCGAGGTCGAGCGCAAGGGGACGTCGTCGGACAAGGCGTGGCAGACGGCGAAGAAGGGCGTGGACAACGTGATCGGCTGA